One candidate division WOR-3 bacterium genomic window carries:
- a CDS encoding TIGR00366 family protein produces NTLNFIFLFAGLFLHFSPHSYLKACINSVKASTGIIIQFPFYAGIMGMMKYSGLINVFSSFFISFSNQKNFPFYTFISAGIVNLFIPSGGGQWAVQGPVMIEAAKVLGVPFSKIIMAIAYGDEWTNMVQPFWALPILGITRVKVQELVPYTLFFLIISFIFFTLILFNYQ; encoded by the coding sequence AATACTTTGAATTTTATATTTCTTTTTGCTGGCCTCTTTTTACATTTTTCACCTCATTCTTATTTAAAAGCCTGTATTAATTCAGTAAAAGCATCAACAGGTATAATAATCCAGTTCCCCTTTTATGCTGGAATTATGGGTATGATGAAGTATTCAGGTCTTATAAATGTTTTTTCAAGTTTTTTTATTTCCTTTTCTAATCAAAAGAATTTCCCCTTTTATACATTTATTTCAGCAGGAATAGTTAATTTATTTATTCCTTCAGGAGGAGGGCAGTGGGCTGTTCAGGGTCCTGTGATGATAGAGGCAGCAAAAGTTCTTGGTGTTCCCTTTTCAAAGATTATAATGGCAATTGCTTATGGTGATGAATGGACAAATATGGTTCAACCTTTCTGGGCTTTACCTATTTTGGGAATAACAAGGGTAAAAGTGCAGGAATTGGTTCCTTATACACTCTTCTTTTTAATTATTTCTTTTATTTTTTTTACTCTAATACTTTTTAATTATCAGTAA